From Haloglomus litoreum, the proteins below share one genomic window:
- a CDS encoding response regulator, producing MTASSDTSGEPPGMTNDDLFLALGNQVRRIVLFHLRQQGAATLSDLVDVTREYADPHAEVGADDPGRVAASLAEHHLPLLERLGLVVYDRLHDTVELGSVPDDFGDWIDLATRRELRWGEERQVSAGLGETAAESPAPVSVLVVDDEPGMVDVISKFLERRHDLNTRTATSAPDAFAILEAAPISCIVSDYRMPAINGVEFLAAVREDYPDIPFILFTNKGSEEVASEAITHDVTAYVPKGSGTEQYDRLAQQIRHAVGGAGSQG from the coding sequence ATGACGGCCTCGTCGGACACCAGCGGGGAGCCGCCGGGGATGACGAACGACGACCTGTTCCTGGCGCTCGGGAACCAGGTGCGCCGCATCGTGCTGTTCCACCTCCGCCAGCAGGGGGCGGCGACCCTCTCGGACCTCGTCGACGTGACCCGGGAGTACGCCGACCCACACGCCGAGGTCGGTGCGGACGACCCGGGCCGCGTGGCGGCCAGTCTCGCCGAACACCACCTCCCGCTGCTGGAGCGGCTGGGGCTGGTGGTCTACGACCGGCTGCACGACACCGTGGAGCTCGGCAGCGTCCCGGACGACTTCGGCGACTGGATCGACCTCGCCACCCGGCGGGAACTCCGCTGGGGCGAGGAGCGGCAGGTCTCGGCGGGCCTCGGCGAGACGGCCGCCGAATCCCCCGCCCCGGTCTCGGTCCTCGTCGTCGACGACGAACCCGGGATGGTGGACGTCATCAGCAAGTTCCTGGAGCGTCGCCACGACCTGAACACCCGGACGGCGACCAGTGCGCCCGACGCGTTCGCCATCCTCGAGGCGGCGCCCATCAGCTGCATCGTGAGCGACTACCGGATGCCGGCCATCAACGGGGTGGAGTTCCTCGCCGCGGTGCGAGAGGACTACCCCGACATCCCGTTTATCCTGTTCACCAACAAGGGAAGCGAGGAGGTCGCCAGCGAGGCCATCACCCACGACGTCACCGCCTACGTGCCGAAGGGGTCGGGAACCGAGCAGTACGACCGCCTCGCACAGCAGATCCGGCACGCGGTCGGGGGAGCCGGCAGCCAGGGCTGA
- a CDS encoding halocyanin domain-containing protein codes for MERRTRRRVLATTGAALAAGLAGCTGDGGDGGGDGGSDGGDGGGGGGGTSLDVSSDARTRVDDFLTAEPATSNYDGTIAGGSTVDVGVEGNQGNYAFGPAAIAVETGTTVNWEWTGMGNQHNVVATGDSDFELDSGDPQTEDSYEFTFEEAGVALYECVPHKSLGMKGAVVAVASGG; via the coding sequence ATGGAACGACGAACCCGGCGGCGCGTCCTGGCGACGACAGGTGCAGCGCTCGCGGCCGGCCTCGCCGGCTGTACCGGCGACGGCGGTGACGGTGGCGGGGACGGCGGCAGCGACGGGGGCGATGGCGGCGGTGGCGGTGGCGGCACCTCCCTCGATGTGTCCAGTGACGCACGGACCCGGGTCGACGACTTCCTCACCGCCGAGCCGGCGACGAGCAACTACGACGGCACCATCGCCGGGGGCAGCACGGTCGACGTCGGCGTCGAGGGCAACCAGGGCAACTACGCGTTCGGGCCCGCAGCCATCGCCGTGGAGACGGGGACGACCGTCAACTGGGAGTGGACCGGCATGGGCAACCAGCACAACGTCGTCGCGACCGGGGACTCGGACTTCGAACTCGACAGCGGCGACCCGCAGACGGAGGACAGCTACGAGTTCACGTTCGAGGAGGCCGGCGTCGCCCTCTACGAGTGCGTCCCGCACAAGTCGCTCGGCATGAAGGGTGCTGTCGTCGCGGTCGCATCCGGCGGCTGA
- a CDS encoding phosphotransacetylase family protein, which translates to MSEHDDTSDDSIETGTDDGRGGDDSGADALLVTSTADATGKTAVALALALAARDAGRSVGYMKPKGTRLESNVGKTLDADPMLAREVLGLDDPMHELEPVVYSPTFVREAVRGREDPDALRETVREAFEALRTDRDLLVVEGGGLNAGATVGLTDPAIADLLDARVLLVAPYGGPEDVDDVLVASERFGDRLSGVLFNAVGDAAFDDLASDVVPFLSGRGVRTFGTLPRVQELAGVAVADLGRELGARTLTSEAPTDTIVERFVVGAMSASEALPALRRTRSAVLVCGGDRPEIVTAALDASGVEAVLLTGGFQPPAAVLGRAEEADVPVLLVQSDTTTAVERLEGVIRSGRARDARTVERMRELLAEYADVDAMLLEHPGRVPDDGDETAPPRDGGRDGEDGRDGSRS; encoded by the coding sequence ATGAGCGAACACGACGACACATCAGACGACAGTATCGAGACCGGGACCGACGACGGACGCGGGGGCGACGACTCCGGCGCGGACGCGCTGCTGGTCACCTCCACCGCCGACGCCACCGGGAAGACGGCCGTGGCGCTGGCGCTGGCGCTGGCCGCCCGGGACGCCGGGCGGTCGGTCGGCTACATGAAGCCGAAGGGGACGCGCCTGGAGAGCAACGTCGGCAAGACGCTCGACGCCGACCCGATGCTGGCCCGCGAGGTACTCGGCCTCGACGACCCGATGCACGAGCTGGAGCCGGTGGTCTACTCGCCGACGTTCGTCCGGGAGGCGGTCCGGGGCCGCGAGGACCCAGATGCTCTCCGCGAGACCGTCCGGGAGGCGTTCGAGGCCCTCCGCACCGACCGCGACCTGCTGGTCGTCGAGGGCGGCGGACTGAACGCCGGCGCGACCGTGGGCCTCACGGACCCCGCCATCGCCGACCTGCTCGACGCGCGGGTCCTGCTGGTCGCGCCCTACGGCGGGCCGGAGGACGTGGACGACGTGCTCGTGGCGAGCGAGCGCTTCGGCGACCGGCTCTCGGGTGTGCTGTTCAACGCGGTCGGTGACGCGGCGTTCGACGACCTCGCCAGCGACGTGGTGCCGTTCCTCTCCGGGCGTGGCGTCCGCACCTTCGGGACGCTCCCGCGGGTCCAGGAGCTGGCCGGTGTTGCCGTCGCGGACCTGGGGCGGGAGCTCGGCGCCCGAACGCTCACGAGCGAGGCGCCGACCGACACCATCGTCGAGCGGTTCGTCGTCGGCGCGATGAGCGCCAGCGAGGCCCTGCCGGCCCTGCGGCGGACCCGCTCAGCGGTCCTCGTGTGTGGCGGTGACCGGCCGGAGATCGTCACGGCCGCGCTCGACGCCTCGGGGGTGGAGGCCGTCCTCCTGACGGGCGGGTTCCAGCCCCCGGCGGCGGTGCTGGGCCGCGCCGAGGAGGCCGACGTCCCGGTGTTGCTGGTCCAGTCCGACACCACGACCGCCGTCGAGCGCCTGGAGGGAGTCATCCGGTCGGGCCGGGCGCGGGACGCCCGGACGGTCGAGCGGATGCGCGAGCTGCTCGCGGAGTACGCCGACGTGGATGCGATGCTGCTGGAGCATCCGGGGCGCGTGCCCGACGACGGGGACGAGACCGCGCCGCCGAGGGACGGCGGCCGCGACGGTGAGGACGGGCGGGACGGTTCTCGTTCCTGA
- a CDS encoding transcriptional regulator, with protein MHETTFAVLGTGGIGRRALEVSKAKDDLTPVAACDRHGVAVDHDGLDVDELLAATEGNIASEAQRASDEVSGDQPRTDGGTTVDDSSGGIKQAGADKGVAASVQADPTDAPIDDIIAESDTIDAVLIALPNLEHDFIPRVAERFAEADYEGVLVDVLKRSRVIGMLDEREEQLQDAGITFVCGAGATPGFLTGAAALAAQSFVEVHEVDIWWGVGLKSGYEDNRGTVREDIAHLDGYDIETARAMTDEEIEELVDEHDGVLEFHDMEHADDVLLERAGICDAEDVTVGGVLDLRNDEKPTTTTVTVTGETFDGEVATNTFELGDETSMEANVNGPALGYLKAAVRHNRAGDHGVFGPAELMPGF; from the coding sequence ATGCACGAAACGACGTTCGCGGTACTCGGCACGGGCGGCATCGGGCGGCGAGCACTCGAGGTCTCGAAGGCCAAGGACGACCTGACACCGGTCGCGGCGTGTGACCGCCACGGCGTCGCCGTCGACCACGACGGACTGGACGTTGACGAACTGCTGGCGGCGACGGAGGGCAACATCGCTAGCGAGGCGCAACGCGCCTCGGACGAGGTGAGCGGCGACCAGCCGCGAACAGACGGCGGGACGACGGTCGACGACAGCAGCGGCGGCATCAAGCAGGCCGGCGCCGACAAGGGCGTCGCGGCTTCCGTCCAGGCCGACCCGACCGACGCACCCATCGACGACATCATCGCTGAGAGCGACACCATCGACGCCGTCCTCATCGCGCTCCCGAACCTGGAGCACGACTTCATCCCGCGCGTGGCCGAGCGGTTCGCCGAGGCCGACTACGAGGGCGTCCTCGTGGACGTGCTCAAGCGGAGCCGCGTCATCGGGATGCTGGACGAGCGCGAGGAGCAACTACAGGACGCGGGCATCACCTTCGTCTGCGGCGCGGGCGCAACCCCGGGCTTCCTGACGGGTGCCGCGGCGCTGGCCGCGCAGTCGTTCGTCGAGGTCCACGAGGTCGACATCTGGTGGGGCGTCGGGCTGAAGTCGGGCTACGAGGACAACCGCGGCACCGTCCGCGAGGACATCGCCCACCTCGACGGCTACGACATCGAGACGGCCCGCGCGATGACCGACGAGGAGATCGAGGAACTGGTCGACGAGCACGACGGCGTGCTGGAGTTCCACGACATGGAGCACGCCGACGACGTGCTGCTGGAGCGGGCGGGCATCTGCGACGCCGAGGACGTCACCGTCGGCGGCGTTCTGGACCTTCGAAACGACGAGAAGCCCACGACGACCACCGTCACCGTCACGGGCGAGACCTTCGACGGCGAGGTCGCCACCAACACCTTCGAACTCGGCGACGAGACGAGCATGGAGGCCAACGTCAACGGGCCCGCGCTGGGCTACCTGAAGGCCGCCGTCCGGCACAACCGCGCCGGCGACCACGGCGTCTTCGGCCCGGCCGAACTGATGCCCGGTTTCTGA
- a CDS encoding universal stress protein yields MYDPILVPVDGSDAAARAVEEAFDIARESGATVHLLFVLDESATALLFSSESMGRRFERLRTEAEAFLAELADDAAGVPVETAVTRGMGVYRGIIDYAEDVGIELIVMGSTGRHGPAGVLGSTTGRVAANTDIPVMVLSEPKAAESADDGADAP; encoded by the coding sequence ATGTACGACCCGATCCTCGTTCCGGTCGACGGGAGCGACGCGGCCGCCCGGGCCGTAGAGGAGGCGTTCGACATCGCCCGCGAGTCCGGCGCGACGGTCCACCTGCTGTTCGTGCTGGACGAGTCGGCCACCGCGTTGCTGTTCTCCTCGGAGTCGATGGGACGCCGGTTCGAACGGCTCCGCACGGAGGCCGAGGCGTTCCTCGCCGAGCTGGCCGACGACGCGGCCGGCGTGCCCGTCGAGACCGCGGTCACACGCGGGATGGGAGTGTATCGAGGTATCATCGACTACGCCGAGGACGTGGGCATCGAACTCATCGTGATGGGGTCGACCGGTCGGCACGGCCCGGCCGGCGTCCTCGGGAGCACGACCGGGCGTGTCGCTGCGAACACGGATATCCCGGTGATGGTGCTCTCGGAGCCGAAGGCGGCGGAGAGCGCGGACGACGGCGCCGACGCTCCGTGA
- a CDS encoding acetate--CoA ligase family protein → MDGSDGAGVDGEDEGGGQSGPAAVATGGDSLAGLFDPERVAVIGATEREGSVGRAVTANLQASFDGEILPVNPSTDEVLGLPTVDSVAETDADLAVVVVPPDIAVDVVEEAGEAGIDDVVVITAGFGEGGPEGVARERELVAVAEAYDLNLVGPNCLGIIATPVGLNATFAPRNALPGDVSFMSQSGAFVTAVLDWAAERDLGFNEVVSLGNKAVLDESDFVAHWGADPGTDVVLGYLEGINDGAGFVETAREVTKETPVVLVKSGRTEAGAHAAASHTGAIAGSEAAYEAGLDQAGVLRAESVQELFDAAAALAGQPVPETDGVAVVTNAGGPGVMATDAVGDSGLDLASFTDETHEALSERLPANANVYNPVDVIGDAPVERIADTLEVVLADRNVGACVVIVCPTATLSFDDFADVVVAASEAEVPLAACIMGGASAADANARLARAGIPTYFDPARAVRSLDALRRYREVREREYDPPTEFEVDRAHVQERLAGAARHGETRLGVEAMDLLDAYGIPTPAGEVVDSPDEAERVARDILGSEGAGGDGDAGVVMKIVSPDILHKSDIGGVKVGVPPDEVADAFEDLVSRARRYQPDATVLGVQVQELLDTDDGVETIVGTNRDPQFGPLVLFGLGGVFVEVLEDTTVRVAPVSEREARGMLDDIDSAPLLRGARGREPVDEEAIVETIGRLSQLVTDFPAILELDVNPLVVTPEGATAVDVRLTIDPDAVEGVDPDAVDGVDPDQGEADPDDDGTGGATTDDGRDRTTTDTADTTETDR, encoded by the coding sequence ATGGACGGCAGCGACGGCGCAGGTGTCGACGGTGAGGACGAGGGCGGCGGGCAGTCGGGCCCGGCCGCCGTAGCGACGGGCGGCGATTCGCTCGCGGGGTTGTTCGACCCGGAGCGCGTCGCGGTGATCGGCGCGACCGAGCGCGAAGGTAGCGTCGGCCGAGCGGTGACGGCGAACCTCCAGGCGTCGTTCGACGGCGAGATCCTCCCGGTCAACCCCTCGACCGACGAGGTGCTGGGTCTGCCGACGGTCGACAGCGTCGCGGAGACCGACGCCGACCTCGCGGTCGTGGTCGTCCCGCCCGATATCGCGGTCGATGTGGTCGAGGAGGCCGGCGAGGCCGGCATCGACGACGTGGTCGTCATCACCGCCGGGTTCGGCGAGGGGGGTCCGGAGGGGGTCGCCCGCGAGCGCGAACTCGTGGCCGTCGCCGAGGCGTACGACCTGAACCTGGTGGGGCCGAACTGCCTGGGCATCATCGCGACGCCCGTCGGCCTGAACGCGACGTTCGCCCCGCGGAACGCGCTCCCGGGGGACGTCTCGTTCATGAGCCAGTCCGGCGCGTTCGTGACGGCCGTCCTCGACTGGGCCGCCGAGCGGGACCTCGGCTTCAACGAGGTGGTCTCGCTCGGCAACAAGGCCGTACTCGACGAGTCGGACTTCGTCGCGCACTGGGGCGCCGACCCCGGGACGGACGTGGTACTCGGGTATCTTGAGGGGATCAACGACGGGGCGGGCTTCGTCGAGACGGCCCGGGAGGTGACGAAGGAGACGCCCGTGGTGCTGGTGAAGTCCGGGCGCACCGAGGCCGGCGCGCACGCCGCCGCCTCCCATACGGGCGCCATCGCCGGCAGCGAGGCCGCCTACGAGGCCGGCCTCGACCAGGCGGGCGTCCTCCGTGCCGAGAGCGTCCAGGAGCTGTTCGACGCGGCCGCCGCGCTCGCCGGCCAGCCGGTCCCCGAGACGGACGGGGTGGCCGTGGTCACCAACGCGGGCGGGCCGGGGGTGATGGCGACGGACGCCGTCGGCGACTCGGGGCTGGACCTCGCCTCCTTCACCGACGAGACCCACGAGGCGCTGTCCGAGCGCCTGCCCGCGAACGCGAACGTCTACAACCCCGTCGACGTCATCGGTGACGCGCCGGTCGAGCGCATCGCCGACACGCTCGAGGTCGTCCTCGCGGACCGGAACGTGGGCGCCTGCGTGGTCATCGTCTGCCCGACGGCGACGCTGTCGTTCGACGACTTCGCGGACGTGGTGGTGGCGGCCAGCGAGGCGGAGGTGCCGCTGGCGGCCTGCATCATGGGCGGCGCCTCGGCCGCTGACGCGAACGCGCGGCTCGCCCGGGCCGGCATCCCGACGTACTTCGACCCCGCGCGGGCGGTGCGGTCCCTGGACGCGCTCCGGCGCTATCGCGAGGTCCGCGAGCGCGAGTACGACCCGCCGACCGAGTTCGAGGTGGACCGGGCACACGTACAGGAACGCCTCGCTGGGGCAGCACGGCACGGCGAGACCCGACTGGGCGTCGAGGCGATGGACCTGCTGGACGCCTACGGCATCCCCACGCCGGCCGGCGAGGTGGTCGACTCCCCGGACGAGGCTGAACGGGTCGCGCGGGATATCCTCGGGAGCGAGGGGGCGGGTGGCGACGGCGATGCGGGCGTCGTGATGAAGATCGTCAGCCCGGACATCCTCCACAAGAGCGACATCGGCGGCGTGAAGGTGGGCGTCCCGCCGGACGAGGTCGCCGACGCCTTCGAGGACCTCGTCTCGCGGGCGCGGCGCTACCAGCCCGACGCGACGGTCCTCGGCGTCCAGGTGCAGGAGCTGCTGGACACCGACGACGGCGTCGAGACCATCGTCGGGACGAACCGGGACCCGCAGTTCGGGCCGCTCGTCCTGTTCGGCCTCGGCGGCGTCTTCGTCGAGGTGCTGGAGGACACCACCGTCCGGGTGGCCCCGGTCTCGGAGCGGGAGGCCCGCGGGATGCTCGACGACATCGACTCCGCGCCGCTCCTGCGGGGCGCCCGGGGCCGGGAACCGGTCGACGAGGAGGCCATCGTCGAGACCATCGGTCGCCTCTCGCAGCTCGTGACCGACTTCCCGGCCATCCTCGAACTGGACGTGAACCCCCTGGTCGTCACCCCCGAGGGCGCGACGGCCGTCGACGTCCGGCTCACCATCGACCCGGACGCGGTCGAGGGCGTGGACCCTGACGCGGTGGACGGGGTGGACCCGGACCAGGGGGAAGCGGACCCGGACGATGACGGCACCGGCGGGGCGACGACGGACGACGGACGGGACCGGACGACGACCGACACCGCGGACACCACGGAGACGGACCGATGA
- the bioB gene encoding biotin synthase BioB — MVYETGNRTIDDAVERVLAGEDLDRRDGLALIAQPVDELAAAADMVRREFSDGTVDACSIVNAKAGNCAEDCGFCAQSAHFDTGIDTYGFLEPEEILEAAKRAEADGAQRFGIVVAEKGVSKEQRPDEWEKVIRAIRLVRDETDVEVDASLGILTEEEAEILVEEGLNHYNHNIETSRRFFPEIVESHTFEDRLHTLRVAKEAGMDLCAGVILGMGESPTDRVDAAMELRDIGVSSLPVNILNPVAGTPLGEEHDSALISTEEVIETIAVYRLLHPHARVRLTGGREVNLEGDEQHLPFEAGADGMLTGDYLTTEGQDPADDIEIMRKAGLEPNKSVNDFDEAAVRARHRSDGPATAAGSATSNAELDD, encoded by the coding sequence GTGGTTTACGAGACAGGCAACCGGACGATCGACGACGCCGTCGAGCGCGTGCTGGCGGGCGAGGACCTCGACCGCCGTGATGGACTGGCACTCATCGCCCAGCCCGTCGACGAACTCGCCGCCGCCGCCGACATGGTGCGCCGCGAGTTCTCCGACGGGACGGTCGATGCCTGCTCCATCGTGAACGCGAAGGCCGGCAACTGCGCGGAGGATTGTGGCTTCTGCGCCCAGTCGGCCCACTTCGACACCGGCATCGACACCTACGGCTTCCTCGAACCGGAGGAGATACTGGAGGCCGCGAAGCGAGCGGAGGCCGACGGCGCCCAGCGCTTCGGCATCGTGGTCGCAGAGAAGGGCGTCTCGAAGGAACAGCGGCCCGACGAGTGGGAGAAGGTCATCCGCGCCATCCGGCTCGTCCGCGACGAGACCGACGTGGAGGTCGACGCCTCGCTGGGCATCCTCACGGAGGAGGAGGCCGAGATACTGGTCGAGGAGGGGCTCAACCACTACAACCACAACATCGAGACGTCCCGGCGGTTCTTCCCGGAGATCGTCGAGAGCCACACGTTCGAGGACCGGCTCCACACCCTCCGGGTGGCGAAGGAGGCCGGGATGGACCTCTGTGCGGGCGTCATCCTCGGGATGGGCGAGTCGCCCACCGACCGCGTGGACGCGGCCATGGAACTGCGCGACATCGGCGTCTCCTCGCTCCCGGTCAACATCCTCAACCCCGTGGCGGGGACGCCGCTGGGCGAGGAGCACGACTCCGCGCTCATCAGCACCGAGGAGGTCATCGAGACCATCGCGGTCTACCGGCTGCTCCACCCGCACGCCCGCGTCCGCCTCACGGGCGGCCGCGAGGTGAACCTGGAAGGGGACGAACAGCACCTCCCCTTCGAGGCCGGGGCCGACGGGATGCTGACCGGCGACTACCTCACCACCGAGGGCCAGGACCCGGCCGACGACATCGAGATAATGCGCAAGGCCGGCCTCGAACCCAACAAGTCGGTCAACGACTTCGACGAGGCGGCGGTCCGGGCGCGCCACCGCAGTGACGGCCCCGCGACCGCGGCCGGGTCGGCGACCAGCAACGCGGAACTCGACGACTGA
- the bioD gene encoding dethiobiotin synthase: protein MTGVSNIAIVGTDTGIGKTVVTAGLVGRLRSEGIDAVGVKPCQTGHPPDDDAGFVREACGDESAGVCGRYLGPALAPAVAADEADAALSYEEVRSFCATELDAAEVGVLEGIGGLRVPLADGREVVDLVADLAVPAVVVSRSGLGTLNHTALTVEALERRDIPVRGIVLNEYEGATVAERTNPAALEELTGHTVATLPPTDLSDPSAAVGLVADLPRYVDID from the coding sequence GTGACGGGCGTGTCGAACATCGCCATCGTCGGGACGGACACGGGCATCGGGAAGACGGTCGTCACCGCGGGCCTCGTCGGCCGCCTCCGGTCGGAGGGCATCGACGCGGTCGGCGTGAAACCCTGCCAGACCGGCCATCCACCGGACGACGACGCGGGCTTCGTCCGCGAGGCCTGCGGCGACGAGTCGGCCGGGGTCTGCGGGCGCTACCTGGGCCCGGCGCTCGCCCCCGCGGTGGCGGCCGACGAGGCGGACGCGGCCCTCTCCTACGAGGAGGTGCGGTCGTTCTGCGCGACCGAACTGGACGCTGCCGAGGTCGGCGTGCTGGAGGGCATCGGCGGCCTCCGGGTCCCACTGGCCGACGGCCGGGAGGTCGTCGACCTCGTCGCCGACCTGGCGGTGCCGGCGGTCGTCGTCTCCCGGTCCGGACTGGGTACGCTGAACCACACCGCGCTGACTGTCGAGGCGCTCGAGCGTCGCGACATCCCGGTCCGCGGCATCGTCCTCAACGAGTACGAGGGCGCCACGGTGGCCGAGCGGACGAACCCGGCGGCGCTGGAGGAGCTGACCGGCCACACGGTGGCCACGCTGCCGCCGACCGACCTCTCGGACCCGAGCGCCGCCGTCGGGCTCGTCGCGGACCTGCCGCGGTACGTCGATATCGACTGA
- a CDS encoding aminotransferase class I/II-fold pyridoxal phosphate-dependent enzyme codes for MSFESRHRPDGDDTHEDHREANDHGFDLDARLASREARGLRRDLAPVDEVGPRARTAPDPKDEPAAWTEDRLVLASNDYLGLAGDPRLAEAAAETAHEVGAGAGASRLVVGDTPAHRALERDLAATKRTERALVFASGYAANVGTITALDPDAVFSDELNHASIIDGCRLSGADAEIYDHCSPAALRAAMRERARDVDATDESWLVVTDSVFSMDGDVAPLADLCDAAESFGAWVMVDEAHATGLYADGGGIVQREGLSDRVDVQLGTLSKALGTQGGYVAGDETLVEHLLNTARAFVFSTGLAPPAAGAARESLRIAREGDRPERLWNVVGRTRAGLEAMGYQVLGETQILPVLVGDRADAVALADRLHEAGIVAPAIRPPTVPEGTSRIRLAPTAAHTADDVDRCLAAFEAAGSEVGLL; via the coding sequence ATGAGCTTCGAATCGCGACACCGCCCCGATGGCGACGACACCCACGAGGACCACCGAGAGGCGAACGACCATGGGTTCGACCTCGACGCGCGCCTCGCCAGCCGCGAGGCGCGCGGCCTCCGGCGCGACCTCGCCCCCGTCGACGAGGTCGGCCCCCGTGCCCGGACGGCCCCCGACCCGAAGGACGAACCGGCGGCGTGGACCGAGGATCGCCTCGTCCTGGCGTCGAACGATTACCTCGGCCTCGCGGGCGACCCGCGGCTGGCCGAGGCCGCCGCGGAGACCGCCCACGAGGTCGGCGCGGGCGCCGGGGCGTCCCGCCTCGTCGTCGGTGACACGCCCGCACACCGCGCGCTGGAGCGGGACCTCGCCGCCACGAAACGGACCGAGCGCGCACTCGTCTTCGCCTCGGGCTACGCCGCCAACGTCGGGACCATCACCGCGCTCGACCCCGATGCGGTGTTCTCGGACGAACTGAACCACGCGAGCATCATCGACGGCTGCCGGCTCTCTGGCGCGGATGCGGAGATATACGACCACTGCTCCCCGGCCGCGCTCCGCGCGGCGATGCGCGAGCGCGCCCGGGACGTGGACGCGACCGACGAGTCCTGGCTCGTCGTCACGGACAGCGTGTTCTCGATGGACGGCGACGTGGCGCCGCTCGCTGACCTCTGTGACGCCGCCGAATCGTTCGGCGCATGGGTGATGGTGGACGAGGCCCACGCGACCGGTCTGTACGCCGACGGCGGCGGCATCGTCCAGCGCGAGGGGCTGAGCGACCGCGTCGACGTCCAGCTCGGCACGCTCTCCAAGGCGCTGGGCACGCAGGGCGGCTACGTCGCCGGGGACGAGACGCTCGTCGAGCACCTGCTGAACACGGCGCGCGCGTTCGTCTTCTCGACCGGGCTGGCACCGCCTGCCGCCGGCGCAGCGCGCGAGTCGCTCCGCATCGCCCGCGAGGGCGACCGCCCCGAGCGACTCTGGAACGTGGTCGGGCGGACCAGAGCGGGACTCGAAGCGATGGGATACCAGGTGCTCGGCGAGACACAGATCCTTCCGGTGCTCGTCGGCGACCGCGCCGACGCGGTGGCGCTGGCCGACCGCCTCCACGAGGCCGGGATCGTCGCACCGGCCATCCGCCCGCCGACCGTGCCCGAGGGGACCAGCCGCATCCGCCTCGCCCCGACCGCGGCGCACACGGCCGACGACGTGGACCGCTGTCTCGCGGCGTTCGAGGCCGCCGGTTCGGAGGTGGGACTCCTGTGA